ACCTCGTCCGAAAGCCCCTTCACCCAGATCGCCGACCGAGTGCTTCCCGCCGTGGTGACCATCGATACCAAGCGGACGGTCGATGCGGAAGGGTCGCCCCAGCTTAACTTCGAGGGTCCGTACGGCGACTTCTTCAAGCGCCTTTTCCCGGATCAGCCCAACCAGCCCCGATCCCCTCGGACGATGAGGATCCCGAGCAGCGGCTCGGGCTTCATCATCGAGAAGGACGGCCGGATCTTGACGAACAATCACGTCATCCGGGACGCGTCCGACATCACCGTCATCTTGAACGACAAGCGGAAGTTCAAGGCGAAGGTGGTGGGCACCGACCCCAGCACCGACGTCGCGGTCATCAAGATCAACGCCGACGGCGATCTCCCGACCGTGCCGCTCGGAGATTCCGATGACGTCCGGATCGGAGACTGGGCGGTGGCGATCGGGAACGCGCTCGGCGAGCTTTCGGGCACGCTGACGGTCGGGGTGATCAGCGGCAAGGGGCGGACGAATCTAGCGATCGCCGGCGGCGCTCCCGCCTACCAGGATTTCATCCAGACCGACGCATCGATCAATTTCGGAAACAGCGGCGGGCCCCTGCTCAACATCCACGGCGAGGCGATCGGAATCAACACGGCGATCAACCCCTCCGGCGAGGGGATCGGGTTCGCGATTCCGATCAACATGGCGAAGCACATCTCCGGTCAGTTGATCGCGCATGGGAAGGTGACGCGCGGCTGGCTCGGAATCGCGCCGCAGGAGCTGACGCCGGAGCTTGCGGACTCCTGGGGACTCCGGGACGTCTCGGGCGTGCTCGTGGCGAGCGTCAGCCCGAGCACCCCCGCCGACAGCGCCGGGTTCCGCGTGAAGGACGTGATCACCGAGTTCGACGGCAGAAAGGTTTCGGACGTGCAGAACTTCCGGCTCCTCGTGGCCGACACGCCGGTCCATAAGAGGGTTCGCGTGCACGTGCTCCGGGAGGGACAGCCGCGCGACATCTACGTTCGCCTCGGCGAGCGCCCTGATGAGAAGCTGCTCGGGCGGCGGAACGCTCCTCCCACGGAAATCCTGGGATTGTCGGTGGAGCCTTTGACCGGGGACTTCGCGAAGGAGAACGACATCCGCGAAAAGACCGGCGTCGTTGTCACCGACGTCGCGCAAGGGAGCCCGGCCGATGACGCCGGCGTCACGCGCGGCGACATCATCAAGGAAGTGAACGACACGAAGGTAAAGGACGTCTACGATTACAATGCCGCGATCGATCGAGCCAAGGCGAAGAA
This sequence is a window from Candidatus Eisenbacteria bacterium. Protein-coding genes within it:
- a CDS encoding Do family serine endopeptidase, which encodes MSPAPNSGTASSQDAGRRRKKGMESKESIRAAKVLVLAGGILVIGIVVGFMLSGNLSLSPVTQAKEAGLPAVTSSESPFTQIADRVLPAVVTIDTKRTVDAEGSPQLNFEGPYGDFFKRLFPDQPNQPRSPRTMRIPSSGSGFIIEKDGRILTNNHVIRDASDITVILNDKRKFKAKVVGTDPSTDVAVIKINADGDLPTVPLGDSDDVRIGDWAVAIGNALGELSGTLTVGVISGKGRTNLAIAGGAPAYQDFIQTDASINFGNSGGPLLNIHGEAIGINTAINPSGEGIGFAIPINMAKHISGQLIAHGKVTRGWLGIAPQELTPELADSWGLRDVSGVLVASVSPSTPADSAGFRVKDVITEFDGRKVSDVQNFRLLVADTPVHKRVRVHVLREGQPRDIYVRLGERPDEKLLGRRNAPPTEILGLSVEPLTGDFAKENDIREKTGVVVTDVAQGSPADDAGVTRGDIIKEVNDTKVKDVYDYNAAIDRAKAKNPKKPIIFLIKRGDATQFLAVDPEG